The following coding sequences lie in one Haematobia irritans isolate KBUSLIRL chromosome 3, ASM5000362v1, whole genome shotgun sequence genomic window:
- the LOC142228338 gene encoding general odorant-binding protein 28a-like — MKSVGLLCMCVIVLAWAYEEDYQDNCDPQTIKQAVDKCYKEHGVNQADMDDFLDGKPASNERAKCFRACLFDACQLIDDDGTLKHSVPKNSAKLLSKGDPYKQKVIGKTAFICHSNLSLEPNRCHLVENYINCLTENSPVPISRRGII, encoded by the exons ATGAAGTCGGTTGGATTATTATGCATGTGTGTTATAGTCCTAGCATGGGCTTACGAAGAAGATTACCAGGAT AATTGCGATCCACAGACAATAAAGCAAGCTGTAGATAAATGCTATAAGGAACATGGCGTCAATCAAG ctgatATGGATGATTTTCTTGATGGAAAACCAGCTAGTAATGAAAGGGCAAAATGTTTCCGTGCTTGCCTTTTCGATGCATGTCAATTG atcgACGATGATGGAACTTTAAAACATTCCGTTCCAAAAAATTCTGCTAAATTATTGTCGAAAGGCGATCCATATAAACAGAAAGTGATTGGAAAAACAGCCTTTATCTGCCACAGCAATTTGTCGTTGGAACCAAATAG GTGTCATCTTGTCGAAAACTATATTAATTGCCTGACCGAGAATTCTCCAGTACCGATATCACGTAGaggaataatataa